TCAacaaacagaaaagaaaagcaaCACAGTTCTGGGAATTCaagaacaacacagatgaaTCGAAAGAAGTTACAAATGAGGGAACTAAGAAGTGCAACATACCTTAGAGAGGTCGTTCTTGGAGTGAAAATTGTTGATCACAGCACTTGATTTGAACGTGGGAATGAAAAAAGTTTAATAGAATTGAAGTCGTGTGCAGCAATTTCAGATTAAAAGATATACTTTTGTGCTGAAGAAACAGAGAGAGGTTTAGTGAGTGAAGGGTGTTGGTggttgaaaaaagaaaagacgtagatgAACAGAATGAATCTTTGAAAGCTCTTGAGAGGATTACACGTACTTTAACAGAATGCAGAAACTCGACACTTGGACTTGGAAACAAATTTTGGGTTTGTTTTCCTGATCTGCACAGTTATTTATAAAGTCTACCTTCTACAAACTAACAAAAGATAATTAGATAAATATATGGCGTATCGCGtctcaaatttgttttttcatatcATATCCTAACTTAAACTTTAAGATATATTCTCGTTTAGTATCTAAATTTATtagtttgataaataaataaatatatatgtgtgtgtataattatttattgtagaGAGTAAATTTTTGATAAGGAAAGACACCACGTGTATATTGATTCTgtctattattatatattaaaaaataatttttaaatattttttaacaaacatTATTTGATCATATATGTTAACTGATAATTGTGGCTTTGATCAAAGTGGCTTATATTTCCACcagtattattaattttagttattgttttaagtaatgaataatttatatcaatatagtgattacaaatttaatataaaagaatgtCACATGAAAAAAGTATTACAAAGTAATTAAACTATGCGGATTCTAAAAGAGAATGTGCATAAAACTAAATCCTTCAGAGAAATAAACCTTTGAAAAAACATAACAAGTAAACTAAATTAAAGTCGGATTTATTTTAACTAGTTTCTCTTTTTAACacgaaataattttttttctataatttcgtTGTGGTTGACTAAATCATTAATAGTTTTAactcttttcaaaataatacttaagattcgtattttaaaattcatttttaagaattcaaagttttaatcaaaCTAAGTTcttaaaattctttatttttactatGTTTCCAAAAGAAGATCAATAAAAGTGTTTGTCATTCAAagatcaaaacatggtaaaCATGAATATAGATAAATTTGCATGCGTAAAGAAAGTATTTTTATTGGATGCCTGAGATAAACATTCACTAGTGAAAactctatattttaaattgtccaTTACGCTTCGGCTTTTTAAAAACTGAAGGATATAAAAATGCGGTAGCAAAGCAGTAAATTTTTAGACACTATATACCTCGATTATAAGACAACCGTTGCCTAAGGAAATATACTACCAGCAGCTTCACGCACGGTTCCGAGCCAAGCCCGGCTACGAAGAGGAGCGCGGTACAACCTTCAGCGTCCAAAGCTTCTACATCACGGTCGTCGCCGGATTCGATGAGATTCCTCAACGCGGGCTCATCAGCCTTCTTCGCGGTGGTCCACCACGGGGTTTCGTACTCAGCGATGATGTCTTTGGCTATGAAGTCTGCAGGAACCCAAGACGGCTCGTGGCCGTCTTTCCACTTGATGAGGTACTCCATTCCGGCGACAGCGTCAAGGTCTCTACTGCCGATAATGCCTTTGACTTCACTATAGGACTCGTCTTCAGTGTCTTTGGAAGTTGCTTGTTGTTGGTTTTGGAGTGCGGCGGTGACAACATGCAAGGAAAGGTTTTGCCTTTAGAGTGCGTGTTTACCtttgacttattttttttttttgttttgcagaAAGGGTTTTCCTTTGCTCACTGTACAACATGCAAGGCTTCTTACCATTTGTTTGTTCATGTTGCTGCTGATAGGAAATGGCGTACCCTGAAATTTCGGTTTTTTGTCACCAGAgacattttgtttatttttctgtttGTCCAGCTTGTAGgtgatttgttttgatttgtcTAGCAATGTATATACTTGTCCATTTGTACTTTGTGAGTGCGTATAGCTAATCTGATTCAACCCCTTCAATGCCTATGCAGGTCATTGCATAACTAGCATATTTGGTTTATCTAATTGATGGTTACCAACAATATTGGCTTCGTCTTCTCTGGGGTTTTGATAGTGAAATGAGCTTTTACTACATATGTGGTAAATTGCGATTAACTTTAATTGTGTCATTAACATGCTAATGcaatatttcttttgtgaaTTATTTTGAGTCCATTGCCTTGAGTTCAATGTTTCGTTGTTCCAAAGTCTAAAAGATATTGgtttttggttaattttttgTTGGTAATTTCTAATGTAGAAGCTCTATTATTTTTCGCACTGCTTGGCCTATCTGGGTGCTTCATTACTTGTTATGATCGAAGAGTTCGCAATGATTTAGCTCAACCTTGTAGAGAATTATGTCTTTGTTGCTGTCAACTTGGGTAGTAATCTTGATTTTACATATTCCAAAGCCTCTGTCATTGTTAGAACACATAATGGAACTCTTAGCATCTTCATAAGGCTTCATTATAATGCTTGTTTTCTTGT
This sequence is a window from Vigna angularis cultivar LongXiaoDou No.4 chromosome 2, ASM1680809v1, whole genome shotgun sequence. Protein-coding genes within it:
- the LOC108327370 gene encoding uncharacterized protein LOC108327370; translated protein: MRQPLPKEIYYQQLHARFRAKPGYEEERGTTFSVQSFYITVVAGFDEIPQRGLISLLRGGPPRGFVLSDDVFGYEVCRNPRRLVAVFPLDEVLHSGDSVKVSTADNAFDFTIGLVFSVFGSCLLLVLECGGDNMQGKVLPLECVFTFDLFFFFVLQKGFSFAHCTTCKASYHLFVHVAADRKWRTLKFRFFVTRDILFIFLFVQLVIA